One segment of Rosa chinensis cultivar Old Blush chromosome 6, RchiOBHm-V2, whole genome shotgun sequence DNA contains the following:
- the LOC112172170 gene encoding uncharacterized protein LOC112172170 isoform X1, producing the protein MATDVDASLWWDPFSLLLTDLENAPLSDDLPPNLVKKLKANHAWFVDTVFLFKPPSEKSKAALDSQLVKIGSHQLDIKPELKDKALTISSYLCLDEVQSYILVERSLKDNNVALDSVAHEYVHAVLIHYYIERQCLLKCTRSILMLALSLETFSGEGTAIKEEALKLISDGLEKKLISVLQDLLSSNPPEQMDVDLFSLWAEETLIEDNLVLDILFLAYYESLCTCNGETWKGLCLLYKGILSGSSNFEKLAISTEALRSSYQAKVQLLLILIETLDLESCLQMVHDEMPFRHGASAITLADIQEIEAIISTLNAFETKEAGPLILAWAVFLCLISSLPGKEENNILMEIDHVGYVRQAFEASSLTYFVEILESDVLKESDGPVAGYRSVLRTIISAFIASYEINLQMEEGTLMLILDILCKIYQGEESLCIQFWDRGSFIDGPIRCLLYNLESEFPFRTVELVRLLSSLCEGTWPAECVYNFLDKSVGVSSLFKIANNSFRDGISQTVETDLPLHVPGLEGLVIPSKTCGHILRLVGENTALVRWEYTQSGVLVLLMRLAQELYFQRNEEVLLILNLLSRMVTFSMAVCFALMDIGSSLHFQSTGMSGQNSMWVVEMISTLVRRLSPTPSGAALMSVAINILAKMLKCSPSHVAEVALKANMFDFEIGDNGSSSESWLLSGKLAKMLVIDCEHNDSDCALTISVLDFTLQFMESGVKNDAVLALIVFSLQYVLVNHEYWKYKLKHTRWRVTLKVLEVLKRCITSTSCSEKLDEVILDRIFCDSSIHNTLFQIVCTTPQMLERLCFSRLIELTEIEGLQLAICSVLDVLFIMLSKFSKGTFSSLPIFHQAVFSSATKPIPVVAALVSFISYSRNPRIQVGAARVLSVFLMMADIIQPYLFGSSFGLDDIQIEDLRHGISYILLEQSVSNEDLFVAVVNLLTSAARYQPAFLVSVLSTKFNEGVQLSNAGDMKLPTNEVLLRSSESEKASVVDAVLHYVRRSNDLINSNPRILLNVLNFLRALWQDAARYSGILECVKGSENFWKNLSSSISKISSVEAPLPENLTETEAQDFGYRYQCQSSILEIMANDVFLQKKLLHAESLVKQVTESQDKIQNTVRTEKSKGEILEDILSAWCGSSVWGNLTKSLSHSEYDTNLYLRAKVAASSVTALVMVKLARGDAGSLSVSLLEKSRILLNKLRSHPAFSELLAQYSLHSYSSMLSFSSAEKERNYLILSDLYYHLQGKVEGREIGAGSFKELSQFLIESNIFQTYQLKYDGDLFITGKDAYRFDLKRVRADLGSDLWDYSTWKESKAIAETMLNHMKDVNSMVFLTSSKLSALRALRSVLTVYLDDSLESKSTGREISDQLVFPCIDHICQNFLDTVKSLAPELGASEEIFHFLAAQAELLLYLMISTHKSLPPSVCVLVLKTSAAGLKVLSDFQPLVTGSSVSVVSSTVKLLLMLLLSAVKFSCHYSNLVGERDTVSVENMAKISNLSLRLLPILCNRIASAEDCRLSLTTMDLILRNFLTPNTWFPIIQNHLQLQHFILKLQDKKSLESVPIIMKFFLTLARVRQGAEMLINHGFLSSLRFLFAEYLDDMSSSVTMSNRLSNSSDIMEKPKQIWGLGSAVITAMVQSLGDSSACSDVVENVIPYFFSEKAYMISYYLSAPDFPSDDHDKKRPRAQQRQTSLTDLKETEHTLMLMCVLAKHWNSWVKAMKELDSQLREKSIHLLAFISRGTQRLGETSSFSAPLICPPTLKEEFDTCKKPSFVNSRSGWFALSPPGCMSKPKVSAASITSTALTIKTQATANGYHVSQSYFSDTIALQIYKITFLLLKFLCLQAECASRRSEEVGFVDLDHFPELPMPEILHGLQDQAIAIITELCEANRMKEIHIEVQSICCLLLQIMEMAMYLELCVLQICGIRPVLGRVEDFSKEVKLLIKATETHAFLKPSLKSLKQIMSVVYPGLVQADEFL; encoded by the exons ATGGCCACCGACGTCGACGCCTCTCTCTGGTGGGACCCCTTCTCTCTCTTACTCACCGACCTCGAGAACGCTCCTCTCTCCGACGACCTCCCTCCCAATCTG GTCAAGAAATTGAAGGCCAATCACGCCTGGTTCGTCGACACAGTCTTCCTCTTCAAGCCGCCCAGTGAGAAATCAAAGGCGGCTTTGGATTCACAGCTTGTCAAAATCGGGTCGCACCAGCTGGATATCAAGCCTGAATTGAAAGATAAGGCTCTGACTATCAGCTCCTATTTG TGTCTGGATGAGGTGCAATCTTACATTCTTGTCGAAAGGTCTCTCAAGGACAACAATGTAGCTCTTGACTCTGTGGCGCACGAGTATGTTCATGCG GTGTTAATTCACTATTATATTGAGCGACAGTGCTTGCTGAAGTGTACCAGGAGTATTCTCATGCTTGCTT TGTCTCTAGAAACTTTCTCTGGAGAAGGAACTGCTATTAAGGAGGAAGCACTAAAGTTGATTTCTGATGGATTGGAGAAGAAATTAATATCTGTGCTGCAAGACCTTTTATCTTCCAATCCCCCTGAACAAATG GATGTTGACCTTTTCAGCTTGTGGGCTGAGGAGACACTAATCGAAGATaatttggttttggatattCTTTTCCTGGCTTATTATGAGTCACTTTGTACTTGTAATGGTGAAACGTGGAAAGGATTGTGCTTGCTGTATAAG GGAATTTTATCTGGGTCTTCTAACTTTGAAAAGCTGGCAATATCAACTGAAGCACTGCGTTCTTCTTACCAAGCCAAAGTTCAGCTTCTTCTAATTCTTATAGAAACCCTAGACCTGGAAAGTTGTCTCCAAATGGTCCATGATGAAATGCCTTTCAG GCACGGTGCATCTGCTATTACTTTGGCTGATATCCAAGAGATTGAAGCAATAATTTCAACTTTAAATGCATTTGAAACAAAAGAGGCAGGCCCATTAATTCTGGCATGGGCAGTCTTTCTTTGTCTGATTTCATCACTTCCAGGCAAAGAAGAAAACAACATACTAATG GAAATTGATCATGTTGGTTATGTTCGCCAAGCATTCGAGGCGTCATCTTTGACTTATTTTGTAGAAATCCTTGAAAGTGATGTATTGAAGGAATCTGAT GGGCCTGTTGCTGGTTATCGAAGTGTGTTGAGAACTATTATTTCTGCATTTATCGCATCTTATGAGATCAATCTTCAG ATGGAAGAAGGCACTCTTATGTTAATACTGGATATTCTTTGCAAAATTTATCAGGGAGAG GAGTCACTTTGTATCCAGTTCTGGGACCGAGGAAGTTTTATTGATGGTCCTATCCGGTGTCTTCTTTACAACTTAGAGAGTGAATTTCCTTTCAGGACTGTGGAGCTTGTTCGCCTTTTATCATCCCTTTGTGAGGGAACGTGGCCTGCTGAATGTGT GTACAACTTTTTAGATAAGTCTGTTGGTGTATCATCCTTGTTTAAGATTGCGAACAATTCCTTTAGGGATGGCATCTCTCAAACTGTTGAGACGGACCTCCCGTTGCATGTCCCTGGACTTGAAGGTTTGGTCATCCCCAGTAAAACTTGTGGGCATATATTAAGATTAGTTGGTGAAAATACTGCTCTTGTTCGATGGGAG tataCACAATCCGGGGTGCTAGTGTTGCTTATGCGCTTGGCCCAAGAGCTGTATTTccaaagaaatgaagaagttctTCTTATCCTCAACCTCCTTAGCCGGATGGTTACCTTTAGCATG GCTGTATGCTTTGCTTTGATGGATATTGGGAGCTCTTTGCATTTCCAATCAACTGGCATGAGTGGGCAGAATAGCATGTG GGTGGTTGAGATGATTAGCACTTTGGTCAGAAGGTTATCTCCTACTCCTAGCGGTGCTGCTCTTATGTCCGTGGCTATCAACATTTTGGCAAAGATGTTAAAATG TTCCCCTTCTCATGTTGCTGAGGTAGCCTTAAAAGCAAATATGTTTGATTTCGAGATTGGCGACAATGGTTCATCAAG TGAATCATGGTTACTTTCTGGAAAACTGGCGAAGATGCTTGTAATTGATTGTGAGCATAATGATAGTGACTGCGCATTGACTATATCAG TGCTGGACTTTACTCTGCAGTTCATGGAATCAGGTGTGAAGAATGATGCTGTACTGGCTTTAATCGTTTTCTCTCTTCAGTATGTTCTCGTTAACCATGAGTACTGGAAATACAAGTTAAAGCATACTCGATGGAGAGTAACATTAAAG GTGCTTGAAGTGTTGAAAAGGTGTATTACATCAACTTCATGCTCTGAAAAGCTGGATGAAGTCATCCTAGATAGGATATTCTGTGATTCTTCCATCCATAATACTCTCTTTCAAATTGTTTGTACAACACCACAAATGTTAGAG AGACTATGTTTCAGCCGTCTTATTGAGCTAACAGAGATTGAAGGTTTACAGCTGGCTATATGTTCTGTTCTAGATGTTCTTTTCATCATGCTCTCCAAATTTTCTAAG GGTACATTTTCCAGCCTTCCAATTTTTCACCAAGCAGTTTTCTCCTCAgcaacaaaaccaattcctgtAGTTGCAGCGCTCGTATCGTTCATATCTTATTCTCGCAATCCA CGAATACAAGTTGGTGCTGCTAGGGTTTTGTCAGTGTTCTTGATGATGGCAGATATTATCCAACCATATTTGTTTGGAAGCAGCTTTGGCCTAGATGACATACAG ATTGAAGATCTGAGGCATGGTATTAGTTACATATTACTTGAGCAGTCAGTATCGAATGAAGATCTCTTTGTTGCTGTAGTCAATCTGCTCACTTCTGCTGCACGTTATCAG CCtgcttttcttgtttctgtGTTATCCACCAAATTCAATGAAGGTGTCCAACTGAGTAATGCTGGTGATATGAAGCTGCCAACAAATGAAGTTCTGTTGAGGTCATCTGAGTCTGAAAAGGCAAGTGTTGTGGATGCAGTTCTGCATTATGTTAGAAGATCTAATGATCTTATCAACAG CAATCCCCGTATACTGCTGAATGTTCTGAACTTTCTAAGAGCTCTGTGGCAAGACGCTGCTCGGTACTCTGGTATTTTGGAATGCGTGAAAGGCTCTGAAAATTTCTGGAAAAACTTGTCGAGTTCTATTTCCAAAATTTCTAGCGTGGAAGCTCCTCTACCTGAGAATTTAACTGAGACAGAAGCTCAAGATTTTGGATACAGATATCAGTGTCAATCCTCGATATTGGAAATAATGGCGAATGATGTGTTCCTGCAGAAGAAACTGTTACATGCCGAGTCACTTGTAAAACAAGTGACTGAATCACAGGACAAGATACAGAATACAGTGAGAACtgaaaaatcaaaaggagaaattcTAGAGGATATTTTATCAGCCTGGTGTGGAAGCTCAGTTTGGGGCAATTTGACCAAGTCACTAAGTCATAGTGAATATGACACCAATCTATATTTGCGGGCAAAG GTTGCTGCCAGTTCAGTCACCGCCCTTGTCATGGTGAAATTAGCACGTGGTGATGCTGGAAGTTTGTCTGTGTCATTACTTGAGAAGTCCCGCATTCTTTTAAATAAG CTCCGAAGTCATCCTGCGTTTTCTGAATTGTTAGCTCAATACTCACTGCATAGTTACAG TTCTATGTTATCTTTCTCCAGTGCAGAGAAGGAGCGAAATTATTTGATACTCAGCGATCTATATTATCATCTGCAAGGGAAGGTAGAAGGCCGTGAAATTGGTGCTGGATCATTTAAAGAACTCTCTCAGTtcttaattgaatcaaacattTTTCAGACTTACCAACTTAAGTATGATGGCGATCTTTTTATAACTGGCAAAGATGCGTACCGGTTTGATCTCAAACGCGTAAGAGCTGATTTGGGATCAGATCTTTGGGATTATTCAACATGGAAGGAGTCAAAGGCGATTGCAGAAACAATGTTGAATCACATGAAGGATGTGAACTCAATGGTGTTCCTTACAAGCTCAAAACTTTCTGCACTTAGAGCATTAAGAAGTGTCTTAACTGTTTACCTGGATGAT TCACTGGAGTCGAAGAGTACAGGGAGAGAGATCTCTGATCAACTGGTTTTCCCAtgcatagatcacatatgccAGAATTTCCTTGATACAGTAAAATCATTGGCTCCAGAACTTGGTGCTTCTGAAGAAATCTTTCACTTCCTTGCAGCTCAAGCAGAATTGCTTCTTTATCTTATGATTTCTACACATAAGAGCCTGCCTCCATCTGTTTGCGTTCTTGTGCTAAAAACATCAGCTGCTGGCCTTAAAGTGTTGAGTGATTTCCAACCATTAGTTACTGGGTCATCAGTTTCTGTGGTTAGCTCTACAGTCAAGCTCTTACTCATGCTGCTTCTCTCAGCAGTGAAGTTTAGTTGTCATTATTCAAATTTAGTTGGGGAAAGAGATACAGTATCTGTTGAAAACATGGCTAAAATATCTAATCTGAGTCTACGTCTGCTACCAATTCTCTGTAACCGCATTGCTAGTGCTGAGGATTGCAGACTCTCCCTTACTACTATGGACTTGATATTGAGAAATTTCTTGACTCCCAACACTTGGTTTCCCATCATACAGAATCACCTCCAGCTTCAGCATTTTATTCTGAAGCTTCAAGATAAAAAGTCTCTTGAATCTGTGCCTATTATAATGAAGTTCTTTTTGACTCTTGCTCGTGTGAGGCAGGGTGCAGAGATGCTTATTAATCATGGTTTTCTCTCATCTCTGAGATTCTTGTTCGCTGAGTACTTGGATGATATGTCTTCTTCAGTAACTATGAGTAATAGGCTTTCCAACTCATCTGACATAATGGAAAAACCTAAACAAATTTGGGGACTGGGTTCGGCTGTCATCACAGCTATGGTTCAGTCTCTAGGAGACAGTTCTGCTTGTTCTGATGTTGTGGAGAATGTAATACCTTACTTCTTTTCTGAGAAAGCATATATGATTTCGTACTATCTCAGTGCACCGGACTTCCCATCTGATGATCATGACAAGAAAAGACCTCGTGCTCAGCAGAGACAAACCTCTCTTACTGATCTTAAAGAAACTGAGCACACTCTCATGCTAATGTGTGTGCTGGCAAAACATTGGAATTCATGGGTAAAGGCCATGAAAGAATTGGATTCCCAGCTGAGAGAGAAAAGTATCCATCTTTTAGCATTTATCAGCAGGGGAACTCAACGCCTTGGAGAAACTTCGAGTTTTAGTGCCCCTCTCATATGTCCTCCTACCCTTAAAGAGGAATTCGATACTTGCAAGAAACCCTCGTTTGTCAACAGTAGAAGTGGATGGTTTGCTCTTTCACCGCCTGGCTGCATGTCAAAACCAAAAGTGTCGGCTGCCTCTATCACATCAACAGCACTGACTATTAAAACTCAAGCTACTGCAAATGGTTATCACGTTTCTCAATCGTACTTCTCAGACACTATTGCCCTACAGATCTACAAAATTACGTTTCTCCTATTGAAGTTTCTCTGTTTACAAGCTGAGTGCGCTTCTAGAAGGTCAGAGGAGGTGGGGTTTGTTGATCTTGACCATTTTCCTGAGCTTCCAATGCCTGAGATCTTACATGGCTTACAG GATCAAGCAATTGCCATCATTACAGAACTATGTGAAGCTAACAGAATGAAGGAGATTCACATTGAAGTCCAGTCTATCTGTTGTTTGTTGCTACAAATAATGGAGATGGCCATGTACTTGGAACTTTGTGTTCTACAGATATGTGGCATAAGACCCGTGCTAGGGCGTGTGGAAGATTTTTCGAAGGAAGTTAAACTGTTGATAAAAG CGACGGAGACGCATGCTTTCCTGAAACCGTCTCTGAAGTCCTTGAAGCAGATAATGTCGGTTGTCTATCCCGGATTGGTACAGGCAGATGAATTTTTGTGA